A single genomic interval of Rhododendron vialii isolate Sample 1 chromosome 3a, ASM3025357v1 harbors:
- the LOC131320774 gene encoding DNA-directed RNA polymerases IV and V subunit 5B-like translates to MEGGGAFGSGGDGGGGGSKPPCITSMVVEGSMEGQRNYLARRTVLEMLKDRGYTVSDLELTLSLSDFLSAYGHKPDLDRLRICASLRSNPSKKILVIFCGTDEIRKQNMAGMLNQIANKESLHRVMLILQSKMNYHARKLADEYSVKVETFHITDLLANITKHVLMPKYEILTVGEKQKLLKKYNVEDKQMPRMLENDAISKYYGLEKGQVVKVTHNGAFTDSLVSYRCVT, encoded by the exons atgGAGGGAGGCGGTGCTTTTGGtagcggcggcgatggcggcggtggtggttcAAAGCCGCCCTGCATTACTTCGATGGTGGTTGAGGGAAGCATGGAGGGCCAGAGGAACTACTTGGCCCGTCGAACGGTGCTGGAAATGTTGAAGGACAGAGGATACACCGTCTCTGACCTAgaactcacactctctctctctgatttccTATCGGCTTACGGTCACAAGCCTGACCTCGACCGCCTCCGTATCTGCGCCTCCCTCCGCTCAAACCCTTCCAAAAAG ATTCTCGTTATCTTTTGTGGAACTGATGAAATTAGAAAGCAAAACATGGCTGGCATGTTAAATCAGATCGCCAACAAAGAAAGCTTACACCGGGTGATGTTAATCTTGCAAAGCAAAATGAACTACCATGCTCGGAAGCTAGCGGACGAATATTCTGTTAAAGTGGAGACATTTCAC ATTACTGACTTGTTGGCTAATATCACAAAGCATGTTCTAATGCCAAAGTATGAGATACTGACTGTTGGGGAGAAGCAAAAGCTGCTAAAGAAGTACAATGTAGAAGATAAGCAG ATGCCTCGAATGCTGGAGAATGATGCTATTTCCAAGTACTATGGGCTTGAGAAGGGACAAGTGGTGAAAGTTACTCACAATGGTGCATTTACTGATTCGCTTGTTTCTTACCGCTGCGTTACATGA
- the LOC131320775 gene encoding VQ motif-containing protein 20-like — protein sequence MSPPQLDGKGTYPSPLRINKVSHLIKKPTSPPSSAFSFSSSSSSAASAAKPPHRQPVIIYTQSPKIIHTHPRDFKALVQKLTGQSRSDFESDHPPSPAKQEPPPTTEPCKNRGRVAAVASDDTDSSSMVTDEKCSCMTTVRRNVQIKSCFPPPPTTAFYDPPPINPCFSDMNIPFFPIAKF from the coding sequence ATGAGCCCTCCACAACTCGATGGAAAAGGCACATACCCATCCCCTCTAAGAATCAACAAGGTCTCCCATTTGATTAAAAAACCAACATCGCCGCCGTCATccgccttctccttctcctcctcctcctcgtccgCTGCCTCCGCCGCCAAGCCTCCACACCGCCAACCGGTGATAATCTACACCCAGTCTCCCAAAATCATCCACACCCACCCGCGTGACTTCAAGGCGCTGGTGCAAAAACTCACGGGCCAATCTCGGTCTGATTTCGAATCCGACCACCCACCTTCTCCGGCTAAACAAGAACCTCCTCCCACGACGGAGCCATGCAAGAACCGTGGTCGGGTGGCAGCCGTAGCTAGCGATGACACCGATTCGTCATCGATGGTTACCGATGAAAAGTGCAGTTGTATGACGACAGTGAGGAGGAATGTGCAGATCAAATCGTGTTTTCCGCCTCCTCCCACGACGGCTTTTTATGATCCTCCACCAATTAATCCATGTTTCAGCGACATGAACATTCCATTTTTTCCCATCGCCAAATTCTGA